Proteins co-encoded in one Chrysemys picta bellii isolate R12L10 chromosome 13, ASM1138683v2, whole genome shotgun sequence genomic window:
- the LOC101939040 gene encoding kunitz-type serine protease inhibitor bitisilin-2-like isoform X1, whose product MKSGSIFLPLGLLALWAQLLPAAGDLCRLPADPGSCYAMIPRWFYNWQAKKCEQFTYGGCDGNKNNFATQTECLGKCGGHDICSLPIEVGPCTAAIPRWGYNWHSKKCEEFSYGGCNGNKNNFETKVDCLQACAGQGSP is encoded by the exons ATGAAGTCAGGCAGCATCTTCCTCCCCCTGGGGCTCCTGGCCCTCTgggcccagctgctccctgcggcTGGGG ACCTTTGTAGACTCCCTGCTGACCCCGGGTCCTGTTATGCCATGATCCCTCGCTGGTTCTACAACTGGCAGGCCAAGAAGTGTGAGCAATTCACCTATGGAGGTTGTGATGGGAACAAGAACAACTTTGCGACCCAAACAGAATGTCTCGGGAAGTGTGGCGGGCACG ATATCTGCAGCCTCCCCATTGAAGTGGGCCCCTGTACTGCTGCCATTCCTCGCTGGGGCTACAACTGGCACTCTAAGAAGTGTGAAGAATTCTCTTATGGTGGCTGCAATGGGAACAAGAACAACTTTGAGACTAAAGTAGATTGTCTCCAGGCCTGTGCAGGCCAGG GGTCTCCCTAA
- the LOC112060135 gene encoding putative surface protein SACOL0050: MKSRGLFLLLGLFTLWTALQGAPTERIPATASPLPGDDPGKHISEEDELKEKLVLGVTEPVSGVEPESNGKPVSGAEPVSSENPVSVVKPRSSGEPESDDRPVYGGRDDDDSDLQDGDFAMADDFDGGDGDSNVRDTRSYVDDNFDEGDVDSYLQDDGSDGVGDFDEGDVDSYLRDGGSDGADDFDEGDVDSYLRDGGADGAGDFDEGDVDSNLQDDGSDGVGDFDEGDVDSYQRDGDTDGAGDFDGGDVDSNLQDDGSDGAGDFDEGDVDSYLRDGDTDGAGDFDGGDVDSYLQDDGSDGAGDFDEGDVDSYLRDGGSDGAGDFDEGDVDSYLQDGGSDGAGDFDEGDDGSDDSDY, from the exons atgaagTCAAGGGGCCTCTTTCTCCTCCTGGGGCTCTTTACCCTCTGGACAGCGCTACAGGGGGCACCAACAGAAA GGATCCCTGCCACAGCTTCTCCTCTCCCTGGCGATGACCCAGGGAAACACATATCAGAAGAAGATGAGCTGAAGGAAAAACTTGTGTTGGGGGTAACAGAACCGGTGTCTGGAGTTGAACCTGAGTCTAATGGAAAACCCGTGTCTGGTGCAGAACCTGTATCCAGTGAAAACCCCGTGTCTGTTGTAAAACCTAGATCCAGTGGAGAACCTGAATCTGATGACAGACCTGTGTATGGTGGGAGAGATGATGATGATTCTGACCTGCAGGATGGTGACTTTGCCATGGCTGATGACTTTGATGGGGGAGATGGTGATTCTAATGTGAGGGATACTCGCTCTTATGTGGATGATAACTTTGACGAGGGAGATGTCGATTCTTACCTGCAGGATGATGGCTCTGATGGGGTTGGTGACTTTGACGAGGGAGATGTCGATTCTTACCTGAGGGATGGTGGCTCTGATGGGGCTGATGACTTTGACGAGGGAGATGTTGATTCTTACCTGAGGGATGGTGGTGCTGATGGGGCTGGTGACTTTGACGAGGGAGATGTCGATTCTAACCTGCAGGATGATGGCTCTGATGGGGTTGGTGACTTTGACGAGGGAGATGTCGATTCTTACCAGCGGGATGGTGACACTGATGGGGCTGGTGACTTTGACGGGGGAGATGTCGATTCTAACCTGCAGGATGATGGCTCTGATGGGGCTGGTGACTTTGACGAGGGAGATGTCGATTCTTACCTGAGGGATGGTGACACTGATGGGGCTGGTGACTTTGACGGGGGAGATGTCGATTCTTACCTGCAGGATGATGGCTCTGATGGGGCTGGTGACTTTGACGAGGGAGATGTCGATTCTTACCTGAGGGATGGTGGCTCTGATGGGGCTGGTGACTTTGACGAGGGAGATGTCGATTCTTACCTGCAGGATGGAGGATCTGATGGGGCTGGTGACTTTGACGAGGGAGATGATGGGTCTGATGATTCAGACTATTGA
- the LOC101939040 gene encoding kunitz-like toxin PcKuz1 isoform X2 encodes MIPRWFYNWQAKKCEQFTYGGCDGNKNNFATQTECLGKCGGHDICSLPIEVGPCTAAIPRWGYNWHSKKCEEFSYGGCNGNKNNFETKVDCLQACAGQGSP; translated from the exons ATGATCCCTCGCTGGTTCTACAACTGGCAGGCCAAGAAGTGTGAGCAATTCACCTATGGAGGTTGTGATGGGAACAAGAACAACTTTGCGACCCAAACAGAATGTCTCGGGAAGTGTGGCGGGCACG ATATCTGCAGCCTCCCCATTGAAGTGGGCCCCTGTACTGCTGCCATTCCTCGCTGGGGCTACAACTGGCACTCTAAGAAGTGTGAAGAATTCTCTTATGGTGGCTGCAATGGGAACAAGAACAACTTTGAGACTAAAGTAGATTGTCTCCAGGCCTGTGCAGGCCAGG GGTCTCCCTAA